A stretch of the Hydra vulgaris chromosome 09, alternate assembly HydraT2T_AEP genome encodes the following:
- the LOC100215653 gene encoding seipin isoform X5, protein MKLLYLYGSFSCENSNQVCSYPTAIVSLHDFYKPTKEAIRVLSRGQEYMINVQLDMPFSEENRNLGMFLSKIDILNKDGKTLASSERSSLFTYESNLLSIISTFFFIFPLLFGFQEQKKWMEVVLLDSFIDSSYEPAEVAKITIYSKRIQFYSARLRIKAVFSGIRYYMHQWPITFSFFAFTNILAVVTMVFLWRRGNKQEEIQLDLADDLSDSDDDVNEETDNKELTDENLCLDENDDDSDSNNVEIEEIDGGSRLGRRENFVNEEQ, encoded by the exons ATGAAGCTGTTGTATCTATATGGAAG ttttagttGTGAAAACTCAAATCAAGTGTGTTCCTATCCAACTGCCATCGTATCCTTGCATGATTTCTATAAGCCCACTAAAGAAGCCATACGA GTCCTTAGCAGAGGTCAAGAATATATGATCAATGTTCAACTGGATATGCCCTTCTCTGAAGAGAATAGAAATTTGG gtatgtTTTTATCAAAGATAGATATACTCAACAAAGATGGGAAAACTTTGGCTTCCTCTGAAAgatct AGCTTGTTTACATATGAAAGTAACTTGTTAAGCATTATAAGCACTTTCTTCTTTATATTTCCATTGTTATTTGGTtttcaagaacaaaaaaagtGGATGGAAGTGGTTCTTTTGGACAGTTTTATTGATTCTTCG TATGAACCAGCAGAAGTTGCAAAGATCACCATTTATTCTAAACGTATACAGTTCTATTCAGCACGCTTGAGAATCAAAGCAGTATTTTCTGGTATTAg GTATTATATGCATCAGTGGCCGATCACGtttagtttttttgcttttacaaaCATTCTTGCTGTCGTAACCATGGTGTTTCTTTGGCGCAGAGGAAATAAACAAGAAGAAATACAACTTGATCTTGCTGATGATTTAAGTGACAGCGACGATGATGTGAATGAAGAAACTGACAATAAAGAGCTTACAGATGAAAATCTGTGTTTAGACGAAAATGACGACGATAGCGATTCTAATAACGTAGAGATTGAGGAGATTGATGGTGGCAGTCGTTTGGGTCGTAGGGAAAACTTTGTCAATGAAGAACAgtga
- the LOC100215653 gene encoding seipin isoform X4 yields the protein MLKFLASILNLQYEAVVSIWKVYWFFVYSIFISVVIYGAFFMLYLPSPEHVKPVHFKYNFSCENSNQVCSYPTAIVSLHDFYKPTKEAIRVLSRGQEYMINVQLDMPFSEENRNLGMFLSKIDILNKDGKTLASSERSSLFTYESNLLSIISTFFFIFPLLFGFQEQKKWMEVVLLDSFIDSSYEPAEVAKITIYSKRIQFYSARLRIKAVFSGIRYYMHQWPITFSFFAFTNILAVVTMVFLWRRGNKQEEIQLDLADDLSDSDDDVNEETDNKELTDENLCLDENDDDSDSNNVEIEEIDGGSRLGRRENFVNEEQ from the exons atgttaaaatttttagcaTCAATACTGAATTTACAGTATGAAGCTGTTGTATCTATATGGAAGGTTTAttggttttttgtttactcCATATTTATATCTGTTGTAATCTATGGTGCATTTTTCATGCTCTACCTCCCATCTCCTGAGCACGTTAAGCCTGTacattttaaatacaa ttttagttGTGAAAACTCAAATCAAGTGTGTTCCTATCCAACTGCCATCGTATCCTTGCATGATTTCTATAAGCCCACTAAAGAAGCCATACGA GTCCTTAGCAGAGGTCAAGAATATATGATCAATGTTCAACTGGATATGCCCTTCTCTGAAGAGAATAGAAATTTGG gtatgtTTTTATCAAAGATAGATATACTCAACAAAGATGGGAAAACTTTGGCTTCCTCTGAAAgatct AGCTTGTTTACATATGAAAGTAACTTGTTAAGCATTATAAGCACTTTCTTCTTTATATTTCCATTGTTATTTGGTtttcaagaacaaaaaaagtGGATGGAAGTGGTTCTTTTGGACAGTTTTATTGATTCTTCG TATGAACCAGCAGAAGTTGCAAAGATCACCATTTATTCTAAACGTATACAGTTCTATTCAGCACGCTTGAGAATCAAAGCAGTATTTTCTGGTATTAg GTATTATATGCATCAGTGGCCGATCACGtttagtttttttgcttttacaaaCATTCTTGCTGTCGTAACCATGGTGTTTCTTTGGCGCAGAGGAAATAAACAAGAAGAAATACAACTTGATCTTGCTGATGATTTAAGTGACAGCGACGATGATGTGAATGAAGAAACTGACAATAAAGAGCTTACAGATGAAAATCTGTGTTTAGACGAAAATGACGACGATAGCGATTCTAATAACGTAGAGATTGAGGAGATTGATGGTGGCAGTCGTTTGGGTCGTAGGGAAAACTTTGTCAATGAAGAACAgtga
- the LOC100215653 gene encoding seipin isoform X6: MINVQLDMPFSEENRNLGMFLSKIDILNKDGKTLASSERSSLFTYESNLLSIISTFFFIFPLLFGFQEQKKWMEVVLLDSFIDSSYEPAEVAKITIYSKRIQFYSARLRIKAVFSGIRYYMHQWPITFSFFAFTNILAVVTMVFLWRRGNKQEEIQLDLADDLSDSDDDVNEETDNKELTDENLCLDENDDDSDSNNVEIEEIDGGSRLGRRENFVNEEQ, encoded by the exons ATGATCAATGTTCAACTGGATATGCCCTTCTCTGAAGAGAATAGAAATTTGG gtatgtTTTTATCAAAGATAGATATACTCAACAAAGATGGGAAAACTTTGGCTTCCTCTGAAAgatct AGCTTGTTTACATATGAAAGTAACTTGTTAAGCATTATAAGCACTTTCTTCTTTATATTTCCATTGTTATTTGGTtttcaagaacaaaaaaagtGGATGGAAGTGGTTCTTTTGGACAGTTTTATTGATTCTTCG TATGAACCAGCAGAAGTTGCAAAGATCACCATTTATTCTAAACGTATACAGTTCTATTCAGCACGCTTGAGAATCAAAGCAGTATTTTCTGGTATTAg GTATTATATGCATCAGTGGCCGATCACGtttagtttttttgcttttacaaaCATTCTTGCTGTCGTAACCATGGTGTTTCTTTGGCGCAGAGGAAATAAACAAGAAGAAATACAACTTGATCTTGCTGATGATTTAAGTGACAGCGACGATGATGTGAATGAAGAAACTGACAATAAAGAGCTTACAGATGAAAATCTGTGTTTAGACGAAAATGACGACGATAGCGATTCTAATAACGTAGAGATTGAGGAGATTGATGGTGGCAGTCGTTTGGGTCGTAGGGAAAACTTTGTCAATGAAGAACAgtga